A single Fodinibius saliphilus DNA region contains:
- a CDS encoding S9 family peptidase — MRLIKLSTFTLVLSLLTISSLFAQKQKLTPDDYDQWQSIRSTELSANGEWFGYNINLVDGDGWLTIKKVGTDSTGDHKYMHAERLEFSQDNQWAAFQIGVSENKKEKLEKQDKQVRLKLGLMNLSTTEVDTFKNISSYTFSDNGHYLAMKKYQAEQSKAEGTDLILRNLQEGTNQLIGNVSEYAFNDGSTKLAVLLDAHTTLGNGAHLYDLSTGRITVLDSDTTTYKSLEWSEDGTALAFLKEKEDSDFKNITHQILAFKNIHKSPEKNIFNHHNINNFPDEYRIVDYRNLKWSEDTKTLFFGIMEWEKKEKETKADSTKKDSGGDLDPSNVEVWHWKDDNIQAKQEVLVGQMKQENHLAAWHLDENTFVQIGNEMLEETFLTGNQQYAVGYNPKPYEPTFEEEWKDVYLVDVTSGESKKILEKHEYIRNSPDGKYLQYFKDQNWWVYNIEKGKHINLTKNINTRFQNFTNVNGRKNRRPFGRGEWAEDDRWFIVYDQYDAYKIWADGSKTEKLTSGTQDKIRYRQVRFDYDNKGIAKDETIYFSMYGDESKDRGYARTSKAGQTHTLVYEPKMYNRLTKADSTEHYIYQVQSATDSPDFFHVDYDFADPVALTYTNPQQDNYYWADDEVVTFTNANGEQLEGRLLYPANYDPDKKYPMITYIYEERSQTTHQYSIPTKRNPYNFRRFSSEGYFVFQPDITYELSNPGISAVESVVPAVEKMIDTGMVNKDQIGLTGHSWGAYQTTFIITQTNLFNSAVAGAPLTNMISMYNSVYWNSGTPDANIFEVSQGRFPDPWWKDWDNFVENSPIFQMEGVSTPLLVEFGTQDGAVDFNQGVELYNTMRRMQNPFVMLVYEGENHGLAREENQIDYANRAFQWHEHYLLGKEAPEWITDGLPYLQRPAMKDNGAK; from the coding sequence ATGCGGCTTATTAAGCTTTCTACTTTTACTCTTGTTTTATCATTATTAACTATAAGCTCTCTTTTTGCCCAAAAACAAAAGCTCACTCCCGATGATTATGACCAGTGGCAGTCTATTAGATCTACAGAATTATCGGCCAATGGAGAATGGTTCGGTTATAATATCAACCTGGTAGATGGAGATGGGTGGCTTACCATCAAAAAAGTGGGCACAGATTCTACCGGTGACCATAAGTATATGCATGCAGAAAGGCTCGAGTTCTCTCAAGATAATCAGTGGGCTGCGTTTCAAATCGGAGTCTCAGAAAACAAAAAAGAGAAACTCGAAAAACAAGATAAACAGGTTCGTCTTAAGCTGGGTTTAATGAATCTGTCCACAACTGAAGTTGATACGTTTAAAAATATTTCAAGCTATACTTTCTCCGATAACGGGCACTACCTCGCGATGAAAAAGTACCAGGCCGAACAGTCAAAAGCAGAGGGTACAGATCTCATCCTCCGAAACCTGCAGGAAGGAACGAATCAACTCATCGGGAATGTATCGGAATATGCCTTTAATGACGGGAGCACCAAGCTGGCTGTGCTTCTTGATGCTCACACCACCCTCGGTAATGGTGCTCATTTGTATGATCTTTCTACAGGACGAATTACTGTACTAGACAGCGATACTACCACATACAAGAGCCTGGAATGGAGTGAAGATGGAACAGCTTTGGCTTTCCTTAAGGAAAAGGAAGACAGTGATTTCAAAAATATCACACATCAAATATTAGCATTTAAGAATATCCATAAGTCACCAGAAAAAAATATTTTTAACCATCACAACATAAATAATTTTCCTGATGAGTATCGCATCGTTGATTATCGAAATCTAAAATGGTCGGAAGATACTAAAACCCTTTTCTTTGGAATTATGGAATGGGAGAAAAAAGAAAAAGAGACAAAGGCAGACTCTACGAAAAAAGATAGCGGAGGTGACCTGGACCCCTCAAATGTAGAAGTGTGGCACTGGAAGGATGATAACATTCAAGCAAAACAAGAAGTGTTAGTCGGGCAAATGAAACAAGAGAATCACCTTGCTGCCTGGCATTTAGATGAAAACACCTTTGTGCAAATTGGTAATGAAATGCTTGAAGAAACATTCCTTACCGGGAACCAACAATATGCGGTGGGATATAACCCTAAACCCTATGAGCCCACTTTTGAAGAGGAATGGAAAGATGTATATCTGGTTGATGTAACATCAGGTGAATCCAAGAAAATCCTTGAAAAGCACGAATATATAAGAAACTCACCTGATGGTAAATATCTACAATATTTTAAAGATCAAAACTGGTGGGTCTACAATATTGAAAAAGGAAAACATATAAATCTGACCAAAAATATTAATACCCGCTTTCAAAACTTCACTAATGTTAACGGGCGTAAAAACCGACGTCCTTTCGGCAGAGGAGAGTGGGCCGAAGATGACAGATGGTTCATTGTCTATGACCAGTATGACGCATACAAAATTTGGGCTGATGGAAGTAAGACAGAAAAGCTGACGTCAGGCACTCAAGATAAAATTCGCTATCGACAAGTACGATTCGACTACGACAATAAAGGCATTGCCAAAGACGAAACCATCTATTTCTCTATGTATGGAGATGAAAGTAAAGATCGGGGCTATGCTCGTACTAGTAAAGCCGGACAAACACATACCCTGGTTTATGAACCTAAAATGTATAACCGCCTTACTAAAGCAGATTCTACCGAACATTATATATACCAGGTACAATCGGCTACCGATTCTCCTGATTTCTTCCATGTTGACTACGACTTTGCTGACCCGGTAGCCTTGACATACACCAATCCCCAACAAGATAACTATTACTGGGCTGATGATGAGGTTGTCACTTTTACCAATGCAAACGGTGAGCAGTTAGAGGGCCGGCTTCTCTACCCTGCCAACTATGATCCTGACAAAAAATACCCGATGATCACTTATATTTATGAAGAGCGATCACAGACAACCCATCAGTATAGCATTCCTACGAAGAGAAATCCGTATAACTTTAGGCGCTTTTCTTCGGAAGGATATTTCGTTTTCCAACCGGATATCACCTACGAATTAAGTAATCCCGGAATATCCGCAGTTGAAAGCGTAGTACCGGCAGTAGAAAAAATGATTGATACCGGAATGGTTAACAAAGACCAAATTGGATTAACCGGTCACTCATGGGGAGCGTATCAAACAACTTTTATCATAACGCAAACAAACTTGTTTAATTCAGCTGTTGCAGGGGCCCCTCTTACCAATATGATCAGCATGTATAATTCGGTGTATTGGAATTCCGGTACGCCCGATGCTAATATATTTGAAGTTAGTCAGGGTCGTTTTCCTGATCCATGGTGGAAAGATTGGGATAACTTTGTAGAAAACTCTCCTATCTTCCAAATGGAGGGGGTAAGTACTCCACTCTTGGTAGAATTTGGAACCCAAGATGGTGCTGTGGACTTTAATCAAGGTGTTGAACTGTACAACACGATGCGCCGTATGCAAAACCCCTTTGTAATGCTGGTATATGAAGGAGAAAACCACGGGCTGGCTCGCGAAGAAAACCAGATCGACTATGCCAACCGTGCTTTCCAATGGCATGAGCATTATCTCTTAGGTAAAGAAGCTCCTGAGTGGATTACTGATGGCTTGCCATACTTGCAACGCCCGGCCATGAAAGACAACGGAGCCAAGTAG
- the ftsZ gene encoding cell division protein FtsZ encodes MSNLNSRFSFDIDGQDNAKIKVVGVGGGGGNAVNNMIHKGLTSVEYIALNTDAQALKNSMADITIQVGANLTNGLGAGARPEIGREAVEENRHEIEEAIEGADMVFVTAGMGGGTGTGGAPVVSGIAKRKGILTVGIVTTPFDCEGPKRMKYALEGITELKKNSDTVIVIPNEQLMEIANEDTTLLEAFDQANQVLYNATRGISDLILMPGLINLDFADVRTTMLDGGAAIMGSASSTGEDRAEIAAREAINSPLLDGVSIRGARNVLVNISSGANLGMRETTTATSIIQQEAGEDAEIILGTVLDESFDDELRVTVIATGFDLAESDNEARVAPNSKSGNEQKSNDLEMPSAKDMTGQTKHSATNDPFYKGEKNLKHMDQPAFHRRGLKNVRSLSDEKENEQEQQMQDEQKQGDELLNNRRERIDKSDSDQPAFLRKIMD; translated from the coding sequence ATGTCTAACCTCAACTCTCGTTTTAGTTTTGACATCGACGGTCAAGACAATGCGAAAATTAAAGTCGTGGGTGTTGGAGGCGGCGGCGGTAATGCCGTTAACAACATGATCCATAAAGGCTTGACCAGTGTCGAGTATATAGCACTCAATACTGATGCTCAGGCCTTAAAGAATAGCATGGCCGATATCACGATCCAGGTGGGAGCTAACCTCACTAATGGACTCGGAGCCGGTGCTCGACCCGAAATTGGTCGAGAAGCGGTAGAAGAAAATCGACACGAAATTGAAGAAGCAATAGAAGGCGCCGACATGGTATTTGTCACCGCCGGAATGGGCGGCGGTACCGGTACCGGTGGTGCCCCTGTAGTCTCAGGTATTGCCAAACGGAAGGGGATACTGACGGTAGGCATCGTCACTACCCCATTCGATTGCGAAGGTCCCAAACGGATGAAATATGCCCTTGAAGGCATTACCGAACTCAAGAAAAACAGTGATACAGTTATTGTAATCCCCAACGAACAATTGATGGAGATTGCCAATGAAGACACCACTCTTCTTGAGGCTTTCGATCAGGCCAACCAAGTACTCTACAATGCCACCCGTGGTATTTCAGACCTGATCTTAATGCCCGGTCTTATCAACCTTGACTTTGCTGACGTGCGTACCACCATGCTTGATGGAGGTGCTGCCATTATGGGATCAGCAAGTTCTACAGGCGAAGACCGTGCAGAAATTGCAGCCCGCGAAGCAATCAACTCACCGCTGCTCGACGGGGTGAGTATTCGAGGTGCACGCAATGTTCTGGTCAACATCTCATCTGGTGCTAACTTGGGAATGCGCGAAACCACCACTGCAACCAGCATCATTCAACAAGAAGCCGGAGAAGATGCTGAAATCATACTCGGTACAGTACTCGACGAAAGTTTTGACGACGAGCTACGCGTAACCGTCATCGCTACCGGATTCGACCTGGCCGAAAGTGATAATGAGGCCCGGGTTGCCCCGAACTCGAAATCCGGAAACGAGCAGAAATCAAACGATCTCGAAATGCCTTCGGCCAAAGATATGACCGGGCAAACCAAACATTCTGCTACCAATGATCCATTTTATAAAGGGGAGAAAAACCTCAAACATATGGATCAACCGGCATTTCATAGACGTGGTTTGAAAAATGTCCGTTCCCTAAGTGACGAAAAAGAGAACGAACAAGAACAACAGATGCAAGACGAGCAGAAACAGGGCGACGAATTGCTTAACAATCGCAGGGAACGAATTGATAAATCCGATTCTGACCAACCTGCGTTTCTGCGCAAAATTATGGATTAA
- the ftsA gene encoding cell division protein FtsA yields MEEQKDRIVVGLDIGTTKVCAIVASIDPQDRIHILGVGKAPSDGLNRGVVVNIDKTVNAIQTAVEQAQLASGIEVNSVNVGIAGDHIRSMRSKGVITINNRDNEITVDDVERLLEDCQQIMLPTDQQIIHVIPQEFVVDGQDGISDPVGMSGMRMEAEVHIITGLVSAAKNIYRCVERAGYQVADIILEPLASSYSVLDDEEKEAGVVLVDIGGGTTDVAIFQDNTIRHTAVIAIAGKKVTDDIRVGLSVLDDQAEKLKREHGEAYVDMIQEDEAITVPGIAGRPPKEITKSILAKIIQARMEEILEIVAIEVKRSGYADNLSAGVVLSGGGSLIKNVCPLANEVLGMDAKIGKPLGLSGGLIEEVNNPIYATGVGLVMHAIETGSGPANQAIVPSSTQGSSVEKVMNRIADRMKSWFKEL; encoded by the coding sequence ATGGAAGAACAAAAAGACCGAATTGTCGTCGGATTGGATATTGGCACAACCAAAGTTTGTGCTATTGTTGCATCCATCGATCCTCAGGACCGGATTCATATCCTGGGTGTAGGTAAAGCCCCAAGCGATGGTTTAAATCGTGGAGTGGTGGTGAATATCGACAAGACCGTGAATGCTATACAAACTGCTGTGGAACAGGCACAGCTTGCTTCCGGAATCGAGGTAAACTCAGTAAATGTTGGCATTGCCGGCGATCACATCCGCAGTATGCGCAGCAAAGGGGTGATCACCATTAATAACCGTGACAATGAAATTACAGTAGATGATGTAGAACGCCTGCTCGAAGATTGCCAGCAGATTATGCTGCCTACCGACCAGCAGATTATCCACGTTATTCCACAAGAGTTTGTCGTTGATGGACAAGATGGGATCAGCGACCCCGTGGGTATGAGTGGTATGCGAATGGAAGCGGAAGTCCACATTATTACCGGTCTCGTATCAGCTGCAAAAAATATCTATCGCTGTGTTGAACGCGCCGGATACCAAGTTGCCGATATTATTCTTGAGCCTCTGGCCTCTTCCTATTCCGTACTTGATGATGAAGAGAAAGAAGCCGGTGTGGTACTGGTCGATATCGGTGGCGGTACTACTGATGTAGCCATTTTCCAGGATAACACGATTCGCCATACTGCAGTTATCGCTATTGCAGGTAAAAAAGTCACTGATGACATCCGCGTAGGACTTAGTGTACTGGATGACCAAGCTGAAAAACTGAAGCGCGAGCATGGTGAAGCGTATGTAGATATGATCCAAGAAGATGAAGCCATTACCGTACCCGGTATAGCCGGGCGTCCACCCAAAGAAATTACAAAAAGTATTCTGGCAAAAATCATACAGGCACGTATGGAAGAGATCCTGGAGATTGTCGCCATTGAAGTTAAACGAAGTGGCTATGCCGACAACCTGAGTGCCGGAGTGGTGCTCAGCGGCGGAGGCTCACTCATAAAAAACGTATGTCCCCTTGCCAACGAAGTACTTGGCATGGATGCCAAAATTGGCAAACCGCTCGGACTCAGTGGCGGACTCATTGAAGAAGTTAACAATCCAATTTATGCAACCGGCGTGGGTTTAGTGATGCACGCCATTGAGACGGGCAGCGGTCCTGCAAACCAGGCTATCGTGCCCTCATCAACCCAAGGTTCCAGCGTCGAGAAAGTGATGAATCGCATCGCTGATCGTATGAAAAGCTGGTTCAAGGAATTATAG
- a CDS encoding cell division protein FtsQ/DivIB, with product MTKKETDNKSKSGKNPLPWVAGAILVLGIAIVGGLYWSANMTVQQVRFEGNYFTTAEELQQVEVPTGVNPDSINYADIIRQFEKLAYVDRANISVEPNGNLMVQITERQPIALIADGSKKVYVDQEGVRLPKVLGKSVDVPILYGFKATPLGDTLSSDAFRYASHFLTTVHRKKVSNATISEVAWTNKDGIIALTNQNGVKLIFGKGDYANRLQNWEAFYGKVIKQKGIEAMRSVDLRFQGQIVTREKGT from the coding sequence ATGACGAAAAAGGAAACAGATAACAAATCAAAAAGCGGTAAAAATCCACTGCCATGGGTAGCCGGAGCTATATTGGTTCTGGGCATTGCTATCGTTGGTGGCCTATATTGGAGCGCTAATATGACCGTGCAGCAAGTTCGCTTTGAAGGCAATTACTTTACTACGGCTGAAGAGTTGCAACAGGTAGAAGTGCCTACTGGTGTGAATCCGGATAGTATTAATTATGCGGATATAATACGCCAATTTGAAAAACTGGCCTACGTCGACAGAGCAAATATCAGTGTGGAACCCAATGGCAACCTCATGGTGCAGATTACTGAGCGACAACCTATAGCGCTGATCGCTGATGGAAGTAAAAAAGTATATGTAGACCAAGAGGGAGTTCGTCTCCCGAAAGTATTGGGCAAAAGCGTTGATGTGCCCATTCTTTATGGATTTAAAGCAACCCCTTTGGGGGATACACTCAGCAGCGATGCATTTAGATATGCCTCTCACTTTTTAACAACCGTTCATAGAAAAAAGGTCAGTAATGCTACTATTAGTGAAGTTGCCTGGACTAATAAAGACGGCATTATTGCACTGACAAATCAAAATGGTGTAAAACTAATTTTTGGCAAAGGTGATTATGCAAACCGGTTACAAAACTGGGAAGCATTCTATGGCAAGGTTATCAAACAAAAAGGAATTGAAGCAATGCGTTCGGTTGATCTGCGCTTTCAAGGACAAATTGTAACCCGAGAAAAAGGAACATAA
- the murC gene encoding UDP-N-acetylmuramate--L-alanine ligase, protein MFGRTRHIHMVGIGGIGMSGMAEILLQKGYIVSGSDASMGETIERLQKLGANIAIGHDEKNIEGCDVVVYTSAVKAEENIETKAALEQGIPVIKRAEMLAELMRMKYGVGVAGTHGKTTTTTMIGHVIQDGSFDPTIMVGGKVHSFSETNAVVGKGDIIVVEADEFDRTFLRLTPSLGVITNIEAEHLDIYDNLDDVKEAFIEFANKVPFYGAVALCLDDPNVRSIIPKLERRTITYGLTPQAEIRAIDIEIDHFTSTFTVIDEGEKLGEIKLNAPGEHNVKNALAAVAVGLELDIDFKQIKSGLERFKGVFRRFQLKAEKDDVIVIDDYAHHPTEVQATLSAAREGWKDRRIVAVFQPHLYSRTQELFEEFGLSFFDAEVSVITDVYPSREDPIKGVDGKLIADAAKEYGHRKVHYVEDKAELPKQLKEIVEPGDVIITMGAGDIYKYSEQFVEALEAGISTLKK, encoded by the coding sequence ATATTCGGACGAACTCGCCATATTCACATGGTAGGTATTGGCGGTATCGGTATGAGCGGCATGGCCGAAATCCTACTGCAAAAGGGATATATCGTATCCGGCTCAGATGCCAGTATGGGCGAAACCATTGAACGACTCCAGAAACTTGGAGCTAATATCGCTATTGGCCATGATGAAAAAAATATTGAAGGCTGCGATGTCGTCGTTTATACCAGTGCCGTAAAAGCAGAAGAAAATATTGAAACAAAAGCGGCCCTAGAACAAGGTATCCCCGTTATTAAGCGAGCCGAAATGCTGGCTGAACTTATGCGAATGAAGTATGGCGTGGGCGTAGCGGGCACCCATGGGAAAACTACTACCACAACTATGATTGGTCATGTAATACAGGATGGTAGTTTTGATCCTACAATCATGGTAGGTGGCAAAGTGCACAGCTTTTCTGAAACCAATGCCGTTGTTGGTAAAGGTGATATTATTGTCGTAGAAGCTGATGAGTTTGATCGTACTTTTTTACGACTCACTCCTTCGCTGGGTGTCATCACCAATATCGAAGCCGAACATCTGGATATTTATGATAACCTGGACGATGTAAAAGAAGCCTTCATTGAGTTTGCTAACAAAGTTCCTTTTTACGGCGCTGTAGCTTTATGCCTAGATGACCCCAATGTACGGAGTATCATTCCGAAATTAGAACGAAGAACTATCACCTACGGTTTAACACCGCAGGCAGAAATCCGGGCAATCGACATTGAAATCGATCACTTTACCAGCACCTTCACTGTGATTGATGAGGGAGAAAAGCTGGGGGAAATAAAGCTCAATGCTCCGGGCGAACATAATGTGAAAAATGCCTTAGCTGCTGTTGCTGTAGGCTTGGAACTGGATATTGACTTTAAACAAATAAAATCTGGCCTGGAACGCTTTAAGGGCGTTTTCCGACGCTTTCAACTTAAAGCAGAGAAGGATGATGTGATCGTTATTGATGATTATGCACACCATCCTACCGAAGTACAGGCAACACTTAGTGCCGCACGCGAAGGCTGGAAAGACCGCCGTATTGTGGCAGTCTTTCAGCCTCACTTGTATTCACGTACGCAAGAGCTCTTTGAAGAGTTTGGACTTTCATTCTTTGATGCGGAGGTCTCCGTAATTACAGATGTCTATCCATCGCGTGAAGATCCCATAAAAGGGGTAGACGGCAAGCTTATTGCAGATGCTGCCAAAGAGTATGGCCACCGGAAGGTACACTATGTGGAAGATAAAGCTGAGCTTCCTAAACAGCTCAAAGAGATTGTAGAACCCGGTGATGTCATAATCACGATGGGGGCCGGTGATATTTATAAATACAGCGAACAGTTTGTAGAAGCACTGGAAGCAGGAATTTCAACTTTGAAGAAGTAA
- the murG gene encoding undecaprenyldiphospho-muramoylpentapeptide beta-N-acetylglucosaminyltransferase, protein MHSAAAKNISSQGGPVSAAMSEVKVLIAAGGTGGHVYPAIAIADALRETYDDTDILFVGTKDHMEWETVPKAGYNITSIWISGFHRRLTVKNLIFPVKLVTSLVQSLRILNRFKPDVVISCGGYAAGPIGWVATQKGIPLVVQEQNSYPGVTNRILGKNAEYIFTAFKEADHYFPIEKTKLAGNPTRKSLTAIDQQQAYKNFGFSQNKKTLLVLGGSGGAKSINEAMLHNIEKLHDEMGLQIIWQCGKRYYDQLRSDIRPQAYDQLLLKDFIHDMPAAYEVADIVVSRAGALSCAELALTGNASILVPSPNVAGDHQTKNAQSMVQEGAAKMAPDNELKDMLPSLIGKVIHDKNKLKQMNNAAKSLARPEAAKTIANKVFELAKQHNP, encoded by the coding sequence ATGCATAGCGCTGCAGCAAAGAACATATCATCACAAGGCGGACCAGTCTCCGCTGCTATGAGCGAAGTAAAAGTGCTCATAGCAGCCGGAGGTACTGGAGGGCACGTCTACCCGGCCATCGCTATTGCCGATGCGTTGCGGGAGACCTATGATGATACCGATATCCTTTTTGTTGGCACTAAAGACCATATGGAATGGGAAACCGTGCCAAAGGCCGGTTACAATATTACCAGTATTTGGATCAGCGGGTTCCACCGCCGTCTCACTGTCAAAAACTTAATTTTCCCTGTAAAATTAGTCACAAGCTTGGTACAGAGCCTGCGAATTCTAAACCGTTTCAAACCTGATGTCGTAATCTCTTGTGGCGGTTATGCTGCCGGCCCCATTGGTTGGGTAGCCACCCAAAAAGGTATTCCACTGGTTGTACAAGAACAAAATAGCTACCCGGGAGTAACCAACCGGATCTTGGGTAAAAATGCCGAATATATTTTTACAGCCTTTAAAGAAGCGGACCATTACTTCCCTATTGAAAAAACGAAGCTTGCCGGTAATCCCACGCGAAAGTCACTTACAGCTATTGACCAACAACAGGCCTACAAAAACTTTGGATTTAGCCAGAACAAAAAGACGCTTTTGGTGTTAGGCGGTAGCGGCGGTGCAAAAAGCATTAATGAAGCGATGCTTCATAATATTGAGAAGCTTCATGATGAAATGGGGTTACAGATTATCTGGCAGTGCGGCAAACGATATTATGATCAGCTACGAAGCGATATCAGACCACAAGCATATGATCAGCTGTTACTCAAAGATTTTATACACGATATGCCTGCAGCTTATGAAGTAGCGGATATTGTTGTCAGTCGTGCCGGTGCTCTTTCATGTGCAGAGTTAGCCCTTACAGGAAATGCAAGCATACTTGTGCCCTCCCCCAATGTAGCAGGAGATCACCAAACAAAAAATGCACAATCAATGGTACAAGAAGGAGCAGCAAAAATGGCTCCTGATAATGAGTTAAAGGATATGCTACCATCCCTTATTGGAAAAGTTATTCACGACAAAAACAAACTGAAACAGATGAACAATGCAGCAAAAAGCCTAGCACGACCAGAAGCTGCAAAAACTATCGCTAATAAAGTTTTCGAATTAGCAAAACAACATAACCCATAA
- a CDS encoding FtsW/RodA/SpoVE family cell cycle protein: MLYTTPNKNISSIMGTSPDDIDTPKQGSDRVLLISVIFLMIIGVLAVYSSIAYFAETKHTTAGSLVIGHALKLGIAFLAMLIASKIDYHLLAKFSRMGMVISWILLIAVMVFGNEVFGAKRSLNIGGFSFQPAPFASLALLIHISVLLEEKQDYIKDFKRAFLPIMFWVVITCGLIGIEDFSSAAVLMGLSLLVMFIGRISTMQLGSLMLIGIMGAALLIWQSPERQSRINQYVNQITDINSNEFNVAEGYQAQQAHIAIAQGEIFGVGIGKSTQRNFLPAPYNDFIFAIIAEEYGLLGSVSLIILFSVILFRGIGKIAKNAPDTLGMLMAVGCTLTIVLYGFINAGVASGLLPVTGLPMPFVSYGGTSILFAGLMIGILMNISKHSNNKKAVFYA; this comes from the coding sequence ATGCTATACACTACGCCAAATAAAAATATTTCATCCATTATGGGTACCAGCCCGGATGACATCGATACCCCCAAGCAGGGTAGCGATCGCGTACTCCTTATATCGGTGATATTCTTGATGATTATCGGGGTGCTAGCGGTATATTCTTCTATAGCCTATTTCGCAGAAACGAAACACACTACAGCAGGAAGTCTGGTGATAGGCCATGCGTTAAAACTGGGCATCGCCTTTCTCGCTATGCTTATTGCTTCCAAGATAGATTATCACTTGCTGGCCAAGTTCAGCCGCATGGGGATGGTCATTAGCTGGATACTGCTTATTGCCGTAATGGTATTTGGCAATGAGGTATTTGGAGCTAAACGATCATTAAATATCGGTGGATTTTCATTCCAGCCTGCTCCTTTTGCCTCCCTAGCCCTGCTGATCCATATCTCCGTATTATTAGAAGAGAAGCAGGATTATATCAAAGATTTTAAACGAGCATTTTTACCCATCATGTTTTGGGTGGTTATCACCTGTGGCCTTATCGGTATTGAAGACTTCAGCAGTGCTGCAGTCCTTATGGGATTATCACTGCTGGTAATGTTTATCGGACGTATCAGCACAATGCAGCTGGGCTCGCTTATGCTGATTGGTATTATGGGGGCTGCCCTGCTCATTTGGCAATCACCGGAACGCCAGAGCCGTATCAACCAGTATGTAAATCAAATTACGGATATCAATAGCAACGAATTTAATGTAGCAGAAGGATACCAGGCCCAACAGGCTCATATTGCTATTGCGCAAGGCGAAATTTTTGGAGTCGGAATTGGGAAAAGCACTCAGCGAAACTTCCTGCCCGCTCCCTACAACGACTTTATTTTTGCTATTATCGCCGAAGAGTACGGCCTGCTTGGCTCTGTTTCACTTATCATATTATTTAGTGTAATACTATTCCGAGGCATTGGTAAAATTGCTAAAAATGCTCCCGATACCCTTGGCATGTTAATGGCTGTAGGATGTACACTCACTATCGTTCTCTATGGATTTATCAATGCAGGTGTAGCTAGTGGACTGCTACCTGTAACCGGTCTCCCCATGCCCTTTGTGAGCTATGGAGGAACAAGTATTCTTTTTGCAGGCCTAATGATTGGCATCCTAATGAATATTTCAAAGCATAGTAACAACAAAAAAGCAGTTTTTTATGCATAG